A single Penaeus vannamei isolate JL-2024 chromosome 22, ASM4276789v1, whole genome shotgun sequence DNA region contains:
- the LOC113816269 gene encoding uncharacterized protein isoform X2 produces MKFVTLLALLGAALAAPQGYDLTSPSGGGLTHGGAGGAGGIGLGGAGGGFGGAGGGLGGAGGGLGGAGGGLGGAGGGLGGAGGGFGGGCQEGQILHVDGTCVTPVITRKVYLYDAPEVPEGPFGPPPSLPPPQVEHNIVFVRLPEVAPPPEPVIIPPPKQESIVYVLNKKEEQAQQVIEVEAPPASNPEVYFVNYQDGENPTLPIGVDLETALSVASAAGGQVLGGAGGLGGGAGGVGLGGGVGGVGLGGGAGGVGLGGGAGGVGLGGGAGGVGLGGGAGGLGGGAGGVGLGGGAGGFNGGAGGFNGGAGGFSGGAGGFNGGAGGFSGGAGGFNGGAGGFGGNGGFGGASGGTPSGLYTGP; encoded by the exons ATGAAGTTTGTG ACTCTGTTGGCGCTCCTGGGTGCAGCTTTAGCAGCTCCTCAGGGGTATGATTTGACCTCTCCCTCTGGAGGTGGACTCACTCATGGAGGAGCTGGTGGAGCTGGAGGAATCGGACTAGGAGGCGCTGGCGGCGGCTTTGGAGGCGCTGGTGGCGGCCTTGGAGGCGCTGGTGGCGGCCTTGGAGGCGCTGGTGGCGGCCTTGGAGGCGCTGGTGGCGGCCTTGGAG GCGCTGGCGGCGGCTTTGGAGGTGGATGCCAGGAGGGACAAATTCTGCACGTCGATGGAACATGCGTGACTCCTGTGATTACCAGGAAGGTCTACTTATACGATGCTCCTGAGGTTCCAGAGGGGCCTTTTGGCCCACCCCCAAGCTTGCCACCTCCTCAAGTTGAACACAACATCGTCTTCGTTCGTCTTCCCGAAGTTGCTCCTCCACCAGAGCCAGTCATCATCCCTCCACCGAAGCAGGAGAGCATCGTTTACGTCCTcaataagaaggaagaacaagcTCAACAAGTCATTGAAGTTGAAGCTCCTCCAGCATCCAACCCTGAAGTTTACTTCGTCAACTACCAGGACGGAGAAAACCCAACTCTGCCAATCGGTGTGGATCTCGAGACTGCCCTTAGTGTTGCTAGCGCCGCTGGTGGCCAAGTTCTCGGAGGAGCTGGCGGTCTTggtggaggagctggaggagtcGGTCTtggtggaggagttggaggagtcGGTCTTggtggaggagctggaggagttgGTCTTggtggaggagctggaggagtcGGTCTTggtggaggagctggaggagttgGTCTTGGTGGAGGCGCTGGCGGTCTTggcggaggagctggaggagtcGGTCTTGGTGGAGGCGCCGGAGGATTcaatggaggagcaggaggcttcAATGGAGGCGCCGGAGGCTTCAGTGGCGGCGCCGGAGGCTTCAATGGCGGCGCCGGAGGCTTCAGTGGCGGCGCCGGAGGCTTCAATGGCGGCGCCGGAGGCTTTGGAGGTAATGGAGGATTCGGTGGTGCCAGCGGTGGCACTCCCTCTGGTCTCTACACAGGACCATAA
- the LOC113816269 gene encoding uncharacterized protein isoform X1 has protein sequence MKFVTLLALLGAALAAPQGYDLTSPSGGGLTHGGAGGAGGIGLGGAGGGFGGAGGGLGGAGGGLGGAGGGLGGAGGGLGGAGGGLGGAGGGLGGAGGGLGGAGGGFGGGCQEGQILHVDGTCVTPVITRKVYLYDAPEVPEGPFGPPPSLPPPQVEHNIVFVRLPEVAPPPEPVIIPPPKQESIVYVLNKKEEQAQQVIEVEAPPASNPEVYFVNYQDGENPTLPIGVDLETALSVASAAGGQVLGGAGGLGGGAGGVGLGGGVGGVGLGGGAGGVGLGGGAGGVGLGGGAGGVGLGGGAGGLGGGAGGVGLGGGAGGFNGGAGGFNGGAGGFSGGAGGFNGGAGGFSGGAGGFNGGAGGFGGNGGFGGASGGTPSGLYTGP, from the exons ATGAAGTTTGTG ACTCTGTTGGCGCTCCTGGGTGCAGCTTTAGCAGCTCCTCAGGGGTATGATTTGACCTCTCCCTCTGGAGGTGGACTCACTCATGGAGGAGCTGGTGGAGCTGGAGGAATCGGACTAGGAGGCGCTGGCGGCGGCTTTGGAGGCGCTGGTGGCGGCCTTGGAGGCGCTGGTGGCGGCCTTGGAGGCGCTGGTGGCGGCCTTGGAGGCGCTGGTGGCGGCCTTGGAGGCGCTGGTGGCGGCCTTGGAGGCGCTGGTGGCGGCCTTGGAGGCGCTGGTGGCGGCCTTGGAGGCGCTGGCGGCGGCTTTGGAGGTGGATGCCAGGAGGGACAAATTCTGCACGTCGATGGAACATGCGTGACTCCTGTGATTACCAGGAAGGTCTACTTATACGATGCTCCTGAGGTTCCAGAGGGGCCTTTTGGCCCACCCCCAAGCTTGCCACCTCCTCAAGTTGAACACAACATCGTCTTCGTTCGTCTTCCCGAAGTTGCTCCTCCACCAGAGCCAGTCATCATCCCTCCACCGAAGCAGGAGAGCATCGTTTACGTCCTcaataagaaggaagaacaagcTCAACAAGTCATTGAAGTTGAAGCTCCTCCAGCATCCAACCCTGAAGTTTACTTCGTCAACTACCAGGACGGAGAAAACCCAACTCTGCCAATCGGTGTGGATCTCGAGACTGCCCTTAGTGTTGCTAGCGCCGCTGGTGGCCAAGTTCTCGGAGGAGCTGGCGGTCTTggtggaggagctggaggagtcGGTCTtggtggaggagttggaggagtcGGTCTTggtggaggagctggaggagttgGTCTTggtggaggagctggaggagtcGGTCTTggtggaggagctggaggagttgGTCTTGGTGGAGGCGCTGGCGGTCTTggcggaggagctggaggagtcGGTCTTGGTGGAGGCGCCGGAGGATTcaatggaggagcaggaggcttcAATGGAGGCGCCGGAGGCTTCAGTGGCGGCGCCGGAGGCTTCAATGGCGGCGCCGGAGGCTTCAGTGGCGGCGCCGGAGGCTTCAATGGCGGCGCCGGAGGCTTTGGAGGTAATGGAGGATTCGGTGGTGCCAGCGGTGGCACTCCCTCTGGTCTCTACACAGGACCATAA
- the LOC113816219 gene encoding uncharacterized protein: MKFLALVSIVTVAAAVPQGYNLGTPSGGGLTHGGSIDGVAGGIGVGGADEVGGLVAGCQDGQILHVDGSCVTPVITRKVFLYDAPEVPEGPGGPLPSVPPPKVEHNILFVSVPEAASPPEPIIVPPPKQTSAVYVLNKQEEEAQQVIEVAPAPASDPEIYFVNYQDGENPTLPIGVDLETALSVASAAGGAVIGGAGALGVGDDLGALGGGEGAIEGFGGVSGGFGDSGAGVDGGFGGNGAGINGGFGGNEAGISGGTGAGINGGFGGNGAGGNGGFGVEFVGANGGSGSFSVSSGSPSNLYNNP; this comes from the exons atgaaGTTCTTG GCACTAGTCTCGATAGTAACAGTAGCCGCTGCAGTGCCCCAAGGCTACAATCTAGGCACACCATCTGGAGGTGGACTCACACATGGTGGATCTATAGATGGTGTTGCAGGTGGAATTGGCGTTGGCGGAGCAGATGAAGTTGGAGGCCTTGTTGCTGGTTGTCAGGATGGCCAAATCCTACACGTGGATGGTTCTTGTGTAACTCCCGTCATTACTAGAAAAGTGTTCTTATATGATGCCCCTGAAGTACCTGAGGGCCCAGGCGGTCCGCTTCCGAGTGTTCCACCACCCAAAGTAGAGCACAATATCCTCTTTGTAAGCGTCCCAGAAGCTGCCTCACCACCTGAACCCATCATTGTCCCTCCACCTAAGCAGACAAGTGCTGTTTACGTTTTAaataaacaggaagaagaggCTCAACAAGTCATCGAGGTTGCGCCTGCTCCAGCCTCTGATCCAGAAATCTATTTCGTGAACTACCAAGATGGAGAAAACCCAACCCTTCCCATTGGAGTAGACCTTGAGACTGCCCTCAGTGTTGCCAGTGCAGCCGGTGGTGCAGTTATCGGAGGTGCTGGTGCTCTCGGTGTTGGCGATGACCTGGGTGCATTAGGCGGCGGCGAGGGAGCTATTGAAGGCTTCGGAGGAGTTAGTGGAGGATTTGGAGACAGTGGAGCAGGAGTTGACGGAGGATTTGGAGGCAATGGAGCAGGAATTAACGGAGGATTTGGAGGCAATGAAGCAGGAATTAGTGGAGGGACTGGAGCAGGAATTAATGGAGGTTTTGGAGGCAATGGAGCAGGTGGTAATGGAGGATTTGGAGTTGAATTTGTTGGTGCAAATGGGGGAAGCGGTTCTTTTAGTGTTAGTAGCGGCAGCCCATCAAACCTCTACAACAACCCTTAA